A window from Micromonospora profundi encodes these proteins:
- the recR gene encoding recombination mediator RecR, with the protein MYEGAIQDLIDELGRLPGVGPKSAQRIAFHVLSADPADVNRLAGALRKVKELVRFCTTCYNVAESEQCRICRDPRRTNEVLCVVEEPKDVVAIERTGEFRGRYHVLGGAINPLEGIGPDNLRIRELLIRLGDGTVRELILATDPNTEGEATATYLALMVKPMGIAVTRLASGLPVGGDLEYADEITLGRAFEGRRAV; encoded by the coding sequence ATGTACGAAGGTGCCATCCAGGACCTGATCGACGAGCTCGGTCGGCTGCCGGGCGTCGGCCCGAAGAGCGCTCAGCGGATCGCGTTCCACGTCCTGTCGGCGGATCCGGCCGACGTCAACCGGCTGGCCGGCGCGCTGCGCAAGGTCAAGGAGCTGGTGCGGTTCTGCACGACCTGCTACAACGTGGCCGAGTCCGAGCAGTGCCGGATCTGCCGCGACCCGCGCCGCACCAACGAGGTGCTGTGCGTGGTCGAGGAGCCCAAGGACGTGGTGGCCATCGAGCGGACCGGCGAGTTCCGGGGTCGCTACCACGTGCTCGGCGGCGCGATCAATCCGCTGGAGGGGATCGGGCCGGACAACCTGCGTATCCGGGAGTTGCTGATCCGGCTCGGTGACGGGACGGTGCGGGAGTTGATCCTTGCCACCGACCCGAACACCGAGGGCGAGGCGACCGCCACCTACCTGGCGCTGATGGTGAAGCCCATGGGCATCGCGGTGACCCGGTTGGCCAGTGGGCTGCCGGTCGGGGGCGACCTGGAGTACGCCGACGAGATCACCCTTGGTCGGGCCTTCGAGGGGCGCCGGGCAGTCTGA
- a CDS encoding ABC transporter permease: MFRFIVRRLLQLIPTLFGLSLLLFIWLRRLPGGPETAILGERGTPEMRAAIRRNMGLDEPILVQYGRFVRRMIKLDLGTSTSTKRAVTTEFIERFPGTVELTITAMVIAIGVGIPLGYLAARRRGRFLDHASVGGSLIGICIPVFFLGYVLKAIFSENLHWFPSSGRQDPTLGATRITNFFVLDGLMTREWDAAADALWHLVLPAIALASIPLAIIVRITRASVLEVLNEDFVRTAEAKGLTERTVRTRHVLRNAMLPVATSIGLLAGGLLSGAVLTETVFAFSGIGAFVAEAIGQRDYPVLMGFILIIAVVYVLVNLLVDLSYSFIDPRVRVR; encoded by the coding sequence GTGTTCCGGTTCATCGTCAGGCGCCTGCTTCAGCTGATACCCACGCTGTTCGGGCTCTCCCTTCTGCTCTTCATCTGGCTCCGCCGGCTGCCCGGCGGCCCGGAGACCGCGATCCTCGGCGAGCGCGGTACGCCCGAGATGCGTGCCGCCATCCGCCGCAACATGGGCCTCGACGAGCCCATCCTGGTGCAGTACGGGCGGTTCGTTCGCCGGATGATCAAGCTCGATCTGGGCACCTCGACCTCCACGAAGCGGGCGGTCACCACCGAGTTCATCGAGCGCTTCCCCGGAACCGTGGAGCTGACGATCACCGCGATGGTGATCGCGATCGGCGTCGGCATCCCGCTGGGCTATCTGGCCGCCCGCCGTCGGGGCCGGTTCCTGGACCACGCCTCGGTGGGCGGGTCGCTGATCGGCATCTGCATCCCGGTCTTCTTCCTCGGCTACGTGCTCAAGGCGATCTTCTCGGAGAACCTGCACTGGTTCCCGTCCAGCGGTCGGCAGGACCCGACGCTCGGCGCGACCCGGATCACCAACTTCTTCGTCCTCGACGGGCTCATGACCCGCGAGTGGGACGCGGCAGCCGACGCCCTCTGGCATCTCGTGCTGCCCGCCATCGCGCTGGCCAGCATCCCGCTGGCGATCATCGTCCGGATCACCCGGGCGAGCGTGCTGGAGGTGCTCAACGAGGACTTCGTCCGGACCGCCGAGGCCAAGGGTCTGACCGAGCGGACGGTCCGTACCCGGCACGTGCTGCGTAACGCGATGCTGCCGGTGGCCACGTCGATCGGCCTGCTCGCCGGCGGTCTGCTCTCCGGCGCCGTACTGACCGAGACCGTCTTCGCCTTCAGCGGCATCGGGGCCTTCGTCGCCGAGGCCATCGGCCAACGCGACTATCCGGTGCTGATGGGCTTCATTCTGATCATCGCGGTGGTGTACGTGCTGGTGAACCTTCTGGTCGACCTCTCCTACAGCTTCATCGACCCGAGGGTGAGGGTGCGATGA
- a CDS encoding YbaB/EbfC family nucleoid-associated protein: MQQMLKQAQKMQQQIAAAQAELAEAELTGTAGGGLVTATVSGSGELKAIKIDPKAVDADDVETLEDLVVAAVHNAAEAARELTERKMGPVAGGMGGLGLPGF; the protein is encoded by the coding sequence ATGCAGCAGATGCTGAAGCAGGCGCAGAAGATGCAGCAGCAGATCGCCGCCGCGCAGGCCGAGTTGGCCGAGGCCGAGCTGACCGGTACGGCGGGCGGTGGACTTGTCACCGCGACCGTGTCCGGCTCCGGTGAGCTGAAGGCGATCAAGATCGACCCGAAGGCCGTCGACGCGGACGACGTTGAGACGCTTGAGGACCTTGTGGTTGCGGCCGTGCACAACGCCGCCGAGGCCGCACGGGAGCTGACCGAGCGCAAGATGGGCCCGGTCGCCGGTGGCATGGGCGGCCTCGGCCTGCCCGGTTTCTGA
- a CDS encoding ABC transporter substrate-binding protein produces MRAPRPKVAIAAVAVAALAVAGCAESNRDDSSSDSKKDTLVFGVAGDPKVLDPSFASDGESLRVARQVFETLVRPEEGGTKVTPGLAESWTPDAAGTTWTFKLRSGVKFHDGTDFNAEAVCVNFNRWYNAKGLMQSPDVTAYWQDVMGGFAANENADLPPSLFKSCAAKDATTVDLSFTRVSSKIPAALMLPSFSIHSPKALQEFDASNVGGTADDIKYPSYATEHPTGTGPFKFKSWDVANKTLTLERNEDYAGTKAKLKTLIFKTISDENARKQALRSGDIQGYDLVGPADVEPLKSEGFNMLTRPAFNVLYLAINQKGNPKLADLKVRQAIAYALNRQQLVDSKLPPGAKVADNFMPDTVEGWNGDVTKYTYDPAKAKALLAEAGASNLTLKFHYPTEVTRPYMPNPKDIFELLSADLKAVGITVEAIPLKWSPDYLNATTSGNKHDLHFLGWTGDYGDAYNFIGTFFDRPKDEWGFNNKALFDQFKDADGTADIAARTEKYKALNKSVMDFLPGVPISHSPPAIVFGKDVTGVKASPLTDERFATAEFK; encoded by the coding sequence ATGCGTGCACCCAGGCCGAAGGTCGCGATCGCGGCCGTCGCGGTCGCGGCCCTCGCGGTAGCAGGCTGCGCCGAGAGCAACCGCGACGACAGTTCCAGCGATAGTAAGAAGGACACCCTCGTCTTCGGCGTCGCCGGAGACCCGAAGGTGCTCGACCCGAGCTTCGCCAGCGACGGCGAGTCGCTGCGTGTGGCGCGTCAGGTCTTCGAGACCCTGGTCCGCCCGGAGGAGGGTGGCACCAAGGTCACCCCCGGTCTGGCCGAGTCCTGGACCCCGGACGCCGCCGGCACCACCTGGACCTTCAAGCTCCGCTCCGGTGTGAAGTTCCACGACGGCACCGACTTCAACGCCGAGGCCGTCTGCGTCAACTTCAACCGTTGGTACAACGCCAAGGGCCTCATGCAGAGCCCGGACGTGACCGCGTACTGGCAGGACGTCATGGGTGGCTTCGCCGCCAACGAGAACGCGGACCTGCCGCCGAGCCTCTTCAAGTCCTGCGCCGCCAAGGACGCGACCACCGTGGACCTGTCGTTCACGCGGGTCTCCAGCAAGATCCCGGCCGCGCTGATGCTGCCCTCGTTCTCCATCCACAGCCCGAAGGCGCTGCAGGAGTTCGACGCCAGCAACGTGGGCGGCACCGCGGACGACATCAAGTACCCGTCGTACGCCACTGAGCACCCGACCGGCACCGGCCCGTTCAAGTTCAAGTCCTGGGACGTCGCGAACAAGACGCTGACCCTGGAGCGCAACGAGGACTACGCCGGCACCAAGGCCAAGCTGAAGACCCTGATCTTCAAGACGATCTCGGACGAGAACGCTCGCAAGCAGGCGCTGCGCTCCGGTGACATCCAGGGTTACGACCTGGTTGGCCCGGCCGACGTTGAGCCGCTGAAGAGCGAGGGCTTCAACATGCTCACCCGCCCGGCGTTCAACGTGCTCTACCTGGCGATCAACCAGAAGGGCAACCCGAAGCTCGCCGACCTGAAGGTCCGGCAGGCCATCGCGTACGCGCTGAACCGTCAGCAGCTTGTCGACTCGAAGCTGCCCCCGGGCGCCAAGGTCGCCGACAACTTCATGCCCGACACCGTCGAGGGCTGGAACGGCGACGTCACCAAGTACACCTACGACCCGGCCAAGGCGAAGGCGCTGCTGGCCGAGGCCGGCGCGTCGAACCTCACGCTGAAGTTCCACTACCCGACCGAGGTCACCCGGCCGTACATGCCGAACCCGAAGGACATCTTCGAGCTGCTCTCGGCGGACCTGAAGGCGGTCGGCATCACGGTCGAGGCGATCCCGCTCAAGTGGAGCCCGGACTACCTCAACGCTACGACCTCGGGCAACAAGCACGACCTGCACTTCCTCGGCTGGACCGGTGACTACGGCGACGCCTACAACTTCATCGGTACGTTCTTCGACCGGCCGAAGGACGAGTGGGGCTTCAACAACAAGGCCCTGTTCGACCAGTTCAAGGACGCGGACGGCACCGCCGACATCGCGGCCCGGACCGAGAAGTACAAGGCCCTGAACAAGTCCGTGATGGACTTCCTGCCTGGTGTGCCGATCTCGCACTCGCCGCCGGCGATCGTGTTCGGCAAGGACGTGACCGGCGTCAAGGCGAGCCCGCTCACCGACGAGCGCTTCGCCACCGCCGAGTTCAAGTAA
- a CDS encoding DUF998 domain-containing protein — MNLNRTGRVGALCLVAAAPVFLVANLVTGLRWQDPTYSWATNNISDLGNVHCGIWDTTRPRYVCSPWHPLMNTAMLATAALLAVGLLLTWRILGRGGVVRSAQALLLLATIGYALAARYPADVDENLHVLGAFLIMGVGNIGLLLAGFAPGSTLLGRWRRLTLAAGLTALVGTVLFAAQQGIGIGVGGMERIAVLPFPLWACCAGVLLAETPTPAPGAPAPPSPALPVPPSPRRSWSCGARFDQ; from the coding sequence ATGAATCTCAACCGCACCGGCCGCGTCGGCGCGTTGTGCTTGGTGGCCGCGGCACCGGTCTTCCTGGTCGCCAACCTGGTGACCGGCCTGCGCTGGCAGGACCCCACCTACAGCTGGGCCACCAACAACATCAGCGACCTCGGCAACGTCCACTGCGGGATCTGGGACACCACCCGCCCCCGCTACGTCTGCTCGCCCTGGCACCCGCTGATGAACACCGCGATGCTGGCCACCGCCGCACTCCTCGCCGTCGGCCTCCTGCTGACCTGGCGCATCCTCGGTCGCGGCGGTGTGGTCCGCTCGGCCCAGGCGCTGCTACTGCTGGCCACCATCGGGTACGCCCTCGCCGCCCGCTACCCGGCCGACGTCGACGAGAACCTGCACGTCCTCGGCGCGTTCCTGATCATGGGAGTGGGCAACATCGGCCTGCTCCTCGCCGGCTTCGCCCCAGGCAGCACACTGCTCGGCCGGTGGCGGCGGCTCACCCTCGCCGCCGGGCTCACCGCGCTGGTAGGAACAGTGCTGTTCGCCGCCCAACAAGGCATAGGGATCGGGGTAGGAGGCATGGAACGCATAGCCGTACTCCCGTTCCCCCTGTGGGCCTGCTGTGCAGGAGTCCTACTAGCCGAAACTCCAACCCCAGCCCCCGGCGCCCCTGCCCCGCCTAGCCCCGCCCTGCCCGTCCCACCCTCGCCCCGTCGATCATGGAGTTGTGGTGCCCGCTTTGATCAGTGA